A DNA window from Setaria viridis chromosome 2, Setaria_viridis_v4.0, whole genome shotgun sequence contains the following coding sequences:
- the LOC140221799 gene encoding uncharacterized mitochondrial protein AtMg00860-like, translated as MDPAKIEVVQGWPTPQSVRPLRGFLSLMGYYRRFIHNYGIITTPLIALLKREAFCWTNTATTTFNALKAALTSGPVLQLPDFIAPFFIDCDASSSDFGAILHQGVGLRA; from the coding sequence ATGGACCCGGCCAAAATTGAGGTTGTACAAGGTTGGCCAACGCCGCAGTCCGTCCGACCTCTGCGCGGTTTCCTCAGCCTCATGGGCTACTACCGCCGCTTCATCCACAACTACGGCATCATCACTACACCCCTAATAGCCCTCCTTAAGCGGGAGGCTTTCTGTTGGACCAAcactgccaccaccaccttcaATGCGCTCAAAGCAGCACTGACGTCTGGACCGGTCCTCCAGCTGCCTGACTTCATAGCGCCATTCTTCATCGACTGTGATGCTTCTAGCTCTGACTTCGGTGCCATCCTCCACCAGGGTGTGGGGCTACGAGCTTAG